In Arcobacter ellisii, a genomic segment contains:
- a CDS encoding aminotransferase class V-fold PLP-dependent enzyme: MFKNDFPYFQNSKTIYLDNGATTQKPKSVIDSQVEYYEQYCSNTHRSNFGHANKATQEFEKVRTLLKEFINASAKEEIIFTKGVTESLNFIASSFAKDFKTVIISSLEHHSNIVPWHMQGRTLGNGLEVVNCNENLDFDMTHFEELLKANANAFVSITHISNAFGKIHDMEAITKLAHSYGAVVMCDGAQSLAHLKVDIQKLDVDFFAISGHKTFGPTGVGAIYIKEKYLKDIKPYQTGGATIHEVDFNGSTLLDSPYKFEAGTQNIAGVIGFGKALEYINHVRYENIENLEHKVFKYLDEELAKLPDIVFYNDISNTIGSRSFNFKGIVHDDIGILLDKMGVALRVGHHCAQPIMKKLGIKGTIRVSTAFYNDYVDVDKLIEALKRALIMLKG, translated from the coding sequence ATGTTTAAAAATGATTTTCCATATTTCCAAAACTCAAAAACAATTTATTTGGATAATGGTGCAACAACTCAAAAACCAAAATCTGTTATAGATTCGCAAGTTGAATATTATGAACAATATTGTTCAAACACACACCGAAGTAATTTTGGTCACGCAAATAAAGCAACCCAAGAGTTTGAGAAAGTAAGAACTCTTTTAAAAGAGTTTATAAATGCTTCAGCAAAAGAAGAGATTATTTTTACAAAAGGTGTAACAGAATCTTTAAATTTTATTGCCTCATCTTTTGCAAAAGATTTTAAAACTGTAATTATTTCTAGTTTAGAACACCACTCAAATATTGTTCCATGGCACATGCAAGGAAGAACTTTGGGAAATGGACTTGAAGTTGTAAATTGTAATGAAAATTTAGATTTTGATATGACTCATTTTGAAGAACTATTAAAAGCAAATGCAAATGCTTTTGTTAGTATTACGCATATTTCAAATGCCTTTGGAAAAATCCATGATATGGAAGCTATTACAAAACTAGCTCACTCTTATGGTGCTGTTGTTATGTGTGATGGAGCTCAAAGTTTAGCTCATCTAAAAGTGGATATACAAAAACTAGATGTTGATTTTTTTGCAATTTCTGGACATAAAACATTTGGACCAACTGGTGTTGGAGCAATTTATATAAAAGAAAAATATCTAAAAGATATAAAACCTTATCAAACTGGTGGAGCAACTATACATGAAGTTGATTTTAATGGTTCAACTTTACTTGATTCTCCATATAAATTTGAAGCAGGAACACAAAATATTGCTGGTGTTATAGGTTTTGGAAAAGCATTAGAGTATATAAATCATGTTAGATATGAAAATATTGAAAATTTAGAACATAAAGTTTTTAAATACTTAGATGAAGAGTTAGCAAAACTTCCTGATATTGTATTTTACAATGACATTTCAAATACAATTGGAAGTAGAAGTTTCAACTTCAAAGGCATAGTTCACGATGATATAGGAATACTTCTTGATAAAATGGGAGTTGCTCTAAGAGTTGGTCATCACTGTGCACAACCAATTATGAAAAAATTAGGAATAAAAGGAACTATAAGAGTTAGCACAGCTTTTTATAATGATTATGTTGATGTAGATAAATTAATCGAGGCATTAAAAAGAGCCTTAATTATGTTAAAGGGATAA
- a CDS encoding SufD family Fe-S cluster assembly protein encodes MKINELNTNLPNKKDEEFLKINFDSLFSTEFKESKIYEFDIMGLKTIKDENSYESVLFNITKSLDENQKVLTIDKNIAEPIFLIYKIKEDETLFSNSLKIEVKENIKAQVVEVFVNSSKNSAFTVNRNIILEENASLEYVKIQDINASNSMIFANSIKQEKSSNLEITNLEFGDGFIVNSFENIINKEFVNYELNGLIKLSNDSTTATLVKTIHNEKNSTSSINYKNSLKDSSKAVVKIKSIVNETAQFTKAFQNCNTILLSDDATIFAQPHLEILIDELEASHGTTTGTLNQDQLLYLCSRGIKKEKAYEMLLNAFESTIISNIKNEIIKEFVENYKREKYV; translated from the coding sequence ATGAAAATAAATGAATTAAACACTAATCTTCCAAATAAAAAAGATGAAGAGTTTTTAAAAATAAATTTTGATTCTCTGTTTTCTACTGAATTTAAAGAATCTAAAATTTATGAATTTGATATTATGGGTTTAAAAACTATAAAAGATGAAAACTCTTATGAATCTGTTTTATTTAATATTACAAAAAGTTTAGATGAAAATCAAAAAGTTTTAACTATAGATAAAAATATTGCTGAACCAATTTTTTTAATATATAAAATAAAAGAAGATGAAACACTTTTTTCTAACTCTTTAAAAATAGAAGTAAAAGAAAATATCAAAGCTCAAGTTGTAGAAGTTTTTGTAAACAGTTCTAAAAACTCTGCTTTTACAGTAAATAGAAATATTATTTTAGAAGAAAATGCCTCTTTAGAATATGTAAAAATTCAAGATATAAATGCTTCAAATTCTATGATTTTTGCAAATAGTATAAAACAAGAAAAAAGTTCAAATCTTGAAATAACAAATCTTGAGTTTGGTGATGGATTTATAGTAAATAGTTTTGAAAATATCATAAATAAAGAGTTTGTAAACTATGAATTAAATGGATTAATTAAATTATCAAATGATTCAACAACTGCAACTTTAGTAAAAACAATTCATAACGAAAAAAACTCTACAAGTTCAATAAACTATAAAAACTCTTTAAAAGATAGTTCAAAAGCTGTTGTAAAAATAAAATCAATTGTAAATGAAACTGCACAATTTACAAAAGCATTTCAAAATTGTAACACTATATTACTAAGTGATGATGCAACAATTTTTGCACAACCTCATCTTGAAATTTTAATAGATGAACTTGAAGCAAGTCATGGAACAACAACAGGAACTTTAAATCAAGACCAACTTTTATATCTTTGTTCACGAGGTATAAAAAAAGAAAAAGCTTATGAAATGTTATTAAATGCTTTTGAAAGTACGATAATATCTAATATAAAAAATGAGATAATAAAAGAGTTTGTAGAAAATTATAAAAGGGAAAAATATGTTTAA
- the sufC gene encoding Fe-S cluster assembly ATPase SufC, protein MKKQLLKIENLHVKINENEILKGLNLEINEGEIHVLMGTNGAGKSTLVKTLSAHYDCIVTEGKITYKNKDLLEMDVATRANEGIFMSFQTPVEVPGVNNSYFLKTAINEKRAYQGLEELDAMEFLKLTKEETGKFNIDRKLLQRDLNDGFSGGEKKRNELIQLLMLKPDLIMLDEIDSGLDVDAIKTVANVINSMLDGKKSILMITHYDRLLELIKPDFVHILNDGKIAKTGDYNLALELDEKGYEAIGIKDENK, encoded by the coding sequence ATGAAAAAACAATTATTAAAAATAGAAAACTTACATGTTAAAATAAATGAGAATGAAATATTAAAAGGTTTAAATTTAGAGATAAATGAGGGTGAAATTCATGTTCTAATGGGAACAAATGGAGCTGGGAAATCAACTTTAGTAAAAACTTTAAGTGCTCACTATGACTGTATTGTAACAGAGGGAAAAATAACTTATAAAAATAAAGATTTACTTGAAATGGATGTAGCAACTAGAGCAAATGAAGGAATTTTTATGAGTTTTCAAACTCCAGTTGAAGTTCCAGGAGTTAATAATAGTTACTTTTTAAAAACAGCTATAAATGAAAAAAGAGCATATCAAGGACTTGAAGAACTTGATGCAATGGAATTTTTAAAACTAACAAAAGAAGAAACAGGAAAATTCAATATTGATAGAAAACTTCTACAAAGAGACTTAAATGATGGCTTTAGTGGTGGTGAGAAAAAAAGAAATGAACTTATTCAACTACTTATGTTAAAACCTGATTTAATTATGCTTGATGAGATAGATTCAGGTCTTGATGTAGATGCTATAAAAACTGTTGCAAATGTTATAAACTCAATGCTTGATGGGAAAAAATCAATTTTAATGATTACCCATTATGATAGACTTTTAGAACTTATAAAACCTGATTTTGTTCATATTTTAAATGATGGGAAAATTGCTAAAACAGGAGATTATAACTTAGCTTTAGAACTAGATGAAAAAGGTTATGAAGCAATAGGAATAAAAGATGAAAATAAATGA
- the sufB gene encoding Fe-S cluster assembly protein SufB has product MNENQQIHDVINKEYKLGFETLVQSDTFEKGLNEDVIRAISAKKNEPEWLLDFRLKAYKKWLKMEEPSWANLKYPKIDYQDIAYYSAPKKALNSLDEVDPEILKTYEKLGIPLEEQKQLAGVAVDAVFDSVSVKTTYQDELEKLGIIFCSISEAAHKYPQLVQEYLASVVPPTDNYFAALNCAVFTDGSFVYIPPNTRCPMELSTYFRINALNTGQFERTLIICDEGSYVSYNEGCSAPTRDERQLHAAVVELVALKNSQIKYSTIQNWFPGDDKGKGGILNFVTKRGICKGDNSKISWTQVETGSAITWKYPSCILQGDNSVGEFYSVAIASKSQQADTGTKMVHLGKNTKSTIISKGISAMHGVNAYRGLVRVGKNASNARNISECDSLLIGNKCHAHTYPYHEIRNSSANIEHEATTSKISEEQLFYLNQRGISEEDAIAMIVNGFCKEVLKELPMEFAAEAKELLNISLEGSVG; this is encoded by the coding sequence ATGAATGAGAATCAACAAATACATGACGTAATTAACAAAGAGTATAAACTAGGTTTTGAAACTTTAGTTCAAAGTGATACTTTTGAAAAAGGTTTAAATGAAGATGTAATAAGAGCAATTAGTGCTAAAAAAAATGAACCAGAATGGTTATTGGATTTTAGACTAAAAGCTTATAAAAAATGGCTAAAAATGGAAGAGCCATCTTGGGCAAATTTAAAATATCCAAAAATTGATTACCAAGATATTGCATATTATAGTGCACCTAAAAAAGCTTTAAACTCTTTAGATGAAGTTGACCCAGAAATTTTAAAGACTTATGAAAAATTAGGAATTCCACTTGAAGAACAAAAACAACTTGCAGGTGTTGCGGTTGATGCTGTTTTTGATTCAGTATCAGTTAAAACTACTTATCAAGATGAACTTGAAAAACTTGGAATTATATTTTGCTCAATCAGTGAAGCAGCTCATAAATATCCACAACTTGTACAAGAGTATTTAGCAAGTGTTGTTCCCCCAACTGATAACTATTTTGCAGCTTTAAACTGTGCAGTTTTTACAGATGGAAGTTTTGTATATATTCCACCAAATACGAGATGTCCTATGGAACTTTCAACTTATTTTAGAATAAATGCCTTAAATACAGGACAATTTGAAAGAACATTAATTATTTGTGATGAAGGAAGTTATGTTTCTTATAATGAAGGCTGTTCTGCTCCAACAAGAGATGAAAGACAACTTCATGCTGCAGTTGTTGAATTAGTTGCTCTAAAAAATTCACAAATAAAATATTCAACTATTCAAAACTGGTTTCCAGGAGATGACAAAGGAAAAGGTGGAATTTTAAACTTTGTAACAAAAAGAGGAATCTGTAAAGGTGATAATTCAAAAATCTCTTGGACACAAGTTGAAACGGGAAGTGCCATAACTTGGAAATATCCATCATGTATTTTACAAGGTGATAATAGTGTTGGAGAGTTTTATTCAGTTGCCATTGCTTCAAAATCGCAACAAGCAGATACCGGAACAAAAATGGTTCATTTAGGAAAAAATACTAAATCAACAATTATTTCAAAAGGTATTTCTGCAATGCATGGAGTAAATGCTTATAGAGGACTTGTAAGAGTTGGGAAAAATGCTTCAAATGCTAGAAATATTTCAGAGTGTGATTCACTTTTAATTGGAAACAAGTGTCATGCACACACTTATCCATACCATGAAATAAGAAATAGTAGTGCAAATATAGAACATGAAGCAACAACTTCAAAAATCTCAGAAGAACAACTATTTTATTTAAACCAAAGAGGAATTTCTGAAGAAGATGCAATCGCTATGATTGTAAATGGTTTTTGTAAAGAAGTTCTAAAAGAGTTACCAATGGAATTTGCAGCAGAAGCAAAAGAGTTATTAAATATATCACTTGAAGGAAGCGTGGGATAA
- a CDS encoding NifS family cysteine desulfurase has product MEVYLDNNATTIVDPKVYEEMKPFFCDIYGNPNSLHKFGAGTHPKMVEALNFLYEGINAADEDDVIVTANATESNNTVLKGIWIDKILNGDKKHIITSEVEHPSITAVCKFLETQGVSVTYLPVNEEGVLEASLVREYIKEETALVSIMWANNETGKIFPIKEIGAICKEFGVPFHTDGTQAIGKIPVDVQEYNVDYLSFSAHKFHGPKGVGGLYVRKGYSLTPLLHGGEQMGGFRAGTVDVASMVGMGWAMKLATSTMALAYEKNHVSKLRDKLEAAILELPETIVIGGKENRTPNTTLISIRGVEGESMLWDLNQNGVGASTGSACASEDLEANPVMNAFGSDSELAHTGVRFSLSRFNTEEQIDYAIDVIKKAVTRLRGISSSYAYAPSCHKSGL; this is encoded by the coding sequence ATGGAAGTTTATTTAGATAATAATGCAACAACAATAGTAGATCCAAAAGTTTATGAAGAGATGAAACCATTTTTTTGTGATATATACGGAAATCCAAATTCACTACATAAATTTGGCGCTGGAACTCATCCTAAAATGGTTGAAGCTTTAAACTTTTTATATGAAGGTATAAATGCAGCTGATGAAGATGATGTAATTGTTACAGCAAATGCCACAGAGAGTAATAATACAGTTTTAAAAGGTATTTGGATAGATAAAATTTTAAATGGTGACAAAAAACATATAATAACAAGTGAAGTAGAACATCCATCTATTACAGCAGTTTGTAAATTTTTAGAAACACAAGGTGTTTCAGTAACTTATTTACCTGTAAATGAAGAGGGTGTTTTAGAAGCAAGTTTAGTTAGAGAATATATAAAAGAAGAAACAGCTTTAGTTTCAATTATGTGGGCAAATAACGAAACAGGAAAAATTTTCCCAATCAAAGAAATTGGAGCAATCTGTAAAGAGTTTGGAGTTCCATTCCATACAGATGGAACTCAAGCAATTGGAAAAATTCCAGTTGACGTTCAAGAGTACAATGTAGATTATTTATCTTTTTCAGCTCATAAATTTCACGGACCAAAAGGTGTTGGTGGATTATATGTAAGAAAAGGTTATTCATTAACTCCTTTACTTCACGGTGGTGAACAAATGGGTGGTTTTAGAGCTGGAACTGTTGATGTTGCTTCAATGGTTGGAATGGGATGGGCTATGAAATTAGCTACTTCAACTATGGCTTTAGCTTATGAAAAAAATCATGTAAGTAAATTAAGAGATAAATTAGAAGCAGCAATTTTAGAATTACCAGAAACAATTGTTATTGGTGGAAAAGAGAATAGAACACCAAATACAACTTTAATCTCTATTAGAGGTGTTGAAGGTGAATCAATGCTTTGGGACTTAAACCAAAATGGAGTAGGTGCAAGTACAGGTTCTGCATGTGCATCTGAAGACTTAGAAGCAAATCCAGTTATGAACGCATTTGGAAGTGATAGTGAATTAGCTCACACAGGAGTTAGATTTAGTTTAAGTAGATTTAACACAGAAGAGCAAATAGATTATGCAATAGATGTTATTAAAAAAGCTGTTACAAGATTAAGAGGAATTTCAAGTTCTTATGCTTATGCACCATCGTGTCATAAGTCAGGTTTATAA
- a CDS encoding iron-sulfur cluster assembly scaffold protein: MAKNSLISGSIWDEYSNQVVNRMNNPKHQGEITEERAAELGAKLIVADFGAESCGDAVRLYWAVDENTDKILESKFKSFGCGTAIASSDVMAELCIGKTVDEAVKITNIDVEFALRDNPETPAVPPQKMHCSVMAYDVIKKAAAEYKGVDMESFEEEQIVCECARVSLATLKEVIRINDLKTVEEITDYTKAGAFCKSCIKPGGHEAKDIYLVDILKDVRAEMEQSRLKTAADASASGHASFDKMTLVQRIKAVDAVIDSDIRPMLVMDGGDMEIIDIKENLPHYDIYIRYLGSCSGCSSGSTGTLFAIEAVLQQKVDENIRVLPI, from the coding sequence ATGGCAAAAAATAGTTTAATAAGCGGTTCGATTTGGGATGAATACTCAAATCAAGTAGTAAATAGAATGAATAACCCAAAACACCAAGGGGAAATCACTGAAGAAAGAGCAGCTGAACTTGGAGCAAAATTAATTGTTGCAGATTTTGGAGCTGAATCATGTGGTGATGCTGTAAGACTTTATTGGGCAGTTGATGAAAATACAGATAAAATTTTAGAGTCAAAATTCAAATCTTTTGGATGTGGTACAGCAATCGCATCTTCTGATGTTATGGCTGAATTATGTATTGGAAAAACAGTTGATGAAGCTGTAAAAATTACAAATATTGATGTTGAGTTTGCATTAAGAGATAATCCAGAAACTCCAGCTGTTCCACCTCAAAAAATGCACTGTTCTGTTATGGCTTATGATGTTATCAAAAAAGCTGCAGCAGAGTATAAAGGTGTTGATATGGAATCTTTTGAAGAAGAGCAAATCGTTTGTGAGTGTGCAAGGGTTTCATTAGCAACTTTAAAAGAAGTAATTAGAATCAATGATTTAAAAACGGTTGAAGAAATTACAGATTATACAAAAGCAGGAGCTTTCTGTAAATCATGTATCAAACCAGGTGGTCATGAAGCTAAAGATATCTATTTAGTTGATATTTTAAAAGATGTTAGAGCAGAAATGGAACAATCAAGATTAAAAACAGCAGCAGATGCAAGTGCTTCTGGTCATGCAAGTTTTGATAAAATGACTTTAGTTCAAAGAATTAAAGCAGTTGATGCAGTAATTGATTCAGATATTAGACCAATGCTTGTAATGGACGGTGGAGATATGGAGATAATTGATATCAAAGAAAATTTACCACATTATGATATTTATATTAGATATTTAGGTTCTTGTTCAGGATGTTCGTCTGGAAGTACTGGAACTTTATTTGCTATTGAAGCAGTTTTACAACAAAAAGTTGATGAAAATATCAGAGTTTTACCAATCTAA
- a CDS encoding META domain-containing protein, giving the protein MKNRNIFLAGLICLFLTACSVVSVENNSSTKPKATLTNSYFKAIVLNGEKVEVFDREPHIRFQDDGKVFGALGCNNFFGTYKKDKNEIVFQNIASTKMMCHAIKTEDEFSKVLQNTKTYEIKEESLILFDKDKKEIAKFNVVYF; this is encoded by the coding sequence ATGAAAAATAGAAACATTTTTTTAGCAGGCTTAATTTGTTTATTTTTAACAGCTTGTAGTGTAGTTTCAGTTGAAAATAACTCTTCAACTAAACCAAAGGCAACTTTAACAAACAGTTATTTTAAAGCAATAGTTTTAAATGGAGAAAAGGTAGAAGTTTTTGATAGAGAACCACATATTAGATTTCAAGATGATGGAAAAGTTTTTGGAGCTTTAGGTTGTAATAATTTTTTTGGAACATATAAAAAAGATAAAAATGAAATTGTTTTTCAAAATATTGCTAGTACAAAAATGATGTGTCATGCAATTAAAACTGAAGATGAATTCTCAAAAGTTCTTCAAAATACAAAAACTTATGAAATTAAAGAAGAGAGTTTAATACTGTTTGATAAAGATAAAAAAGAGATTGCAAAATTTAATGTTGTATATTTTTAA
- a CDS encoding AAA domain-containing protein, with amino-acid sequence MQISKLKELCLEQANFYYEYVKKFSENNGKSIDKVVSINYQKDSFPKLYEIKLEKPIYDFEKTYYKNNEINEYYFNKKDILIKEYDEKNRLLYVQVLNSDIEFEKIKSDDFLVVTDLLFLIKNIIEWYDKNSHKLTFDDKFDLDLKANLEILKDTKLNQNQKDAVDSIFENRYSYIWGAPGTGKTKAVLSTALINYIFQNKKVLIVAPTNVALEQILFGVLENTEKLQISREKVLRLGIPSKDFFDKYSEVCETKGIERVLESLENEINILNRVIKYREGKIISDDLEKILEHFLKLQENKEKIIKLEYEEEHLQPLINLLILPLKAYHFSNNSRMIKDAIKKHEKNPCVNFDEKLIEEGRLKEVVNINCVRKELEKIDEKINKINQENFEILTLCKNLIKSEKIYNEIFKDLNQTNLDEKQVQINEKISQLNLWCKTSLESIKTLVENSNDELINQALDIHHKDFDDEKLKKKLAFLIDEKDLLIEQSTKQRVKNSLVLAMTIDAYIQYSINENIEVDHIFCDEAGYMSTIKALSLFKSNSPITFLGDHMQLPPVSEIKTYDVISHKKSFLWSQSALFFETLFLKNSVEEIFFEFTNNTTPKFEKTSQVNLISTHRFGKNLAQVLNKFVYKFGFESALKSDTNLFFIDSASNVNEASERSSLEEVLIIKELVKKFEGKSFVILTPYKKQVKLLKEHLDRKYFENIMTIHKSQGSEWDNVIFSVVDDSNGGKRKMFFTDTLNENFKGLNLINTVVSRTKRRLIIVANEEFWIKQKDAQLIGNLIFISKKVTV; translated from the coding sequence ATGCAAATTTCAAAGTTAAAAGAGTTATGCCTAGAACAGGCAAATTTTTATTATGAGTATGTAAAAAAATTTAGTGAAAATAATGGAAAAAGTATAGATAAAGTAGTATCAATAAATTATCAAAAAGATAGTTTTCCAAAACTTTATGAAATAAAACTTGAAAAACCTATTTATGATTTTGAAAAAACTTATTATAAAAATAATGAAATAAATGAATACTATTTTAATAAAAAAGATATTTTAATAAAAGAGTATGATGAAAAAAATAGGCTTTTATATGTTCAAGTTTTAAATTCTGATATTGAGTTTGAAAAGATAAAAAGTGATGACTTTTTGGTAGTTACTGATTTACTTTTTTTGATTAAAAATATAATTGAATGGTATGATAAAAACTCCCATAAACTTACTTTTGATGACAAATTTGATTTAGATTTAAAAGCAAATTTAGAAATACTAAAAGATACAAAACTAAACCAAAATCAAAAAGATGCAGTAGATTCTATATTTGAAAATAGATATTCATATATTTGGGGAGCTCCTGGAACTGGTAAAACAAAAGCTGTTTTATCAACTGCTTTGATAAATTATATTTTTCAAAATAAAAAAGTGTTGATAGTTGCTCCTACAAATGTTGCCTTAGAACAGATACTTTTTGGAGTTTTAGAAAATACAGAAAAACTTCAAATTTCAAGGGAAAAAGTTTTACGATTAGGAATTCCATCAAAAGATTTTTTTGATAAGTATTCTGAAGTTTGTGAAACAAAAGGAATAGAAAGGGTTTTGGAATCCCTTGAAAATGAGATAAATATATTAAATAGGGTGATTAAATATCGTGAGGGAAAAATAATCAGTGATGATTTAGAAAAAATCCTAGAACACTTTTTAAAACTACAAGAAAACAAAGAAAAAATCATAAAACTTGAATATGAAGAAGAACACTTACAACCTTTGATAAATCTTTTAATTTTACCTTTAAAAGCCTATCATTTTTCAAATAATTCAAGAATGATAAAAGATGCAATCAAAAAACATGAAAAAAATCCTTGCGTAAATTTTGATGAAAAATTGATAGAAGAGGGTAGATTAAAAGAGGTTGTAAATATAAATTGTGTTCGAAAAGAGTTAGAAAAAATTGATGAAAAGATAAATAAAATAAATCAAGAAAATTTTGAGATATTAACTCTTTGTAAAAATCTTATAAAAAGTGAAAAGATTTATAATGAGATATTTAAAGATTTGAATCAAACAAATTTAGATGAAAAACAAGTTCAAATAAATGAAAAAATATCTCAACTAAATCTTTGGTGTAAAACAAGTTTAGAATCAATCAAAACTTTAGTAGAAAACTCAAATGATGAGCTGATAAATCAAGCCTTAGATATCCACCATAAAGATTTTGATGATGAAAAATTAAAAAAGAAATTAGCTTTTTTAATAGATGAAAAAGATTTATTAATTGAACAAAGTACAAAACAAAGAGTAAAAAATAGTTTAGTTCTTGCCATGACTATTGATGCCTATATTCAATACTCTATAAATGAAAATATCGAAGTAGACCACATCTTTTGTGATGAAGCTGGATATATGTCAACAATTAAAGCTTTGAGTCTATTTAAGTCTAATAGTCCAATAACATTTTTAGGTGACCATATGCAACTTCCACCTGTTAGTGAAATAAAAACATATGATGTAATTTCACATAAAAAGAGTTTTTTATGGAGTCAATCAGCACTATTTTTTGAAACACTTTTTTTGAAAAATAGTGTTGAGGAGATATTTTTTGAATTTACAAATAATACTACTCCAAAGTTTGAAAAAACTTCCCAAGTAAATCTAATCTCAACCCATAGATTTGGGAAAAACTTAGCTCAAGTTTTAAATAAATTTGTTTATAAATTTGGTTTTGAATCAGCTTTAAAAAGTGATACAAATCTATTTTTTATAGATAGTGCTTCAAATGTAAATGAAGCAAGTGAGCGTTCATCTTTGGAAGAAGTTTTAATAATCAAAGAGTTAGTAAAAAAATTTGAGGGAAAATCTTTTGTGATATTAACTCCATATAAAAAGCAAGTAAAACTTCTAAAAGAACATTTAGATAGAAAATATTTTGAAAATATAATGACAATTCATAAATCTCAAGGAAGTGAATGGGATAATGTGATTTTTTCTGTTGTTGATGACTCAAACGGTGGAAAAAGAAAAATGTTTTTTACAGATACTTTAAATGAAAACTTCAAAGGTTTAAACCTAATAAACACAGTTGTAAGCCGAACAAAAAGAAGATTAATAATTGTTGCAAATGAAGAGTTTTGGATAAAACAAAAAGATGCTCAACTAATAGGAAATTTAATCTTTATTTCAAAAAAAGTTACTGTTTAA
- a CDS encoding tyrosine-type recombinase/integrase — MTFYNRNGILYVSISGKRISTKLKYSKENIKLYQSYSKNDEFFNKFAVINKNKTFLDFCEQVLKDKEKTLKPISHYCYCSLFNKWIIPYFKDTLVQDIKPLNIKNFYDSFQDKSTLNTCVSAILKPAFEKAIIEEYIFSSPLTITKPRFRSVYEINPFSLSDIDFILSNIKNEQFKNFIGISFFTGMRTGELMALTWDNVDFINYKISIKLTHTNNFISTPKTKSSIRTIDMLSQAEKYFYSQRKITKGKYVFLRSDGKPYRTSGSLQQYWKETLKELNLEHRSIYQTRHSFASNMLSNGESLMWVSKTLGHSNSSITLQKYSRYLPTDTKERKRTFLDDM, encoded by the coding sequence ATGACCTTTTATAATCGTAATGGAATTTTATATGTTTCAATTTCAGGTAAGAGGATTTCAACTAAGTTAAAATATTCAAAAGAGAATATAAAGCTTTATCAATCTTATTCTAAAAATGATGAGTTCTTTAATAAATTTGCTGTTATAAATAAAAATAAGACTTTTTTAGATTTTTGTGAACAGGTTTTAAAAGATAAGGAAAAGACTTTAAAACCTATTTCACATTATTGTTATTGTTCGTTGTTCAATAAGTGGATTATACCATATTTTAAAGATACTTTAGTTCAAGATATAAAGCCTTTGAATATTAAAAATTTTTATGATTCATTTCAAGATAAATCAACTTTAAACACTTGTGTAAGTGCTATTTTAAAACCTGCTTTTGAAAAGGCAATAATTGAGGAATATATTTTTTCTTCACCTTTAACTATCACAAAACCACGTTTTAGGTCGGTTTATGAAATTAATCCTTTTTCATTAAGTGATATAGATTTTATTTTGTCGAATATCAAAAATGAACAATTTAAAAATTTTATCGGTATTTCTTTTTTTACGGGTATGCGTACGGGTGAATTAATGGCTTTGACTTGGGATAATGTAGATTTTATTAATTATAAAATTTCAATAAAATTAACACATACTAATAATTTTATTAGTACACCAAAAACAAAAAGCAGTATAAGAACTATTGATATGCTTTCACAAGCTGAAAAGTATTTTTATTCTCAAAGAAAGATTACTAAAGGTAAATATGTCTTTTTAAGAAGTGATGGAAAGCCCTATAGAACTTCGGGAAGTTTGCAACAATATTGGAAAGAAACTTTAAAAGAGTTAAATCTAGAGCATAGAAGTATTTATCAAACTAGACATTCTTTCGCTAGTAATATGTTAAGTAATGGTGAGTCTTTAATGTGGGTTTCTAAAACTTTAGGTCATAGTAATTCAAGTATAACTTTACAAAAATACTCGAGATATTTACCTACTGACACAAAAGAAAGAAAAAGAACATTTTTAGATGATATGTAA
- a CDS encoding DNA-binding protein, whose amino-acid sequence MIIDLKNLDLIPLLLKEIKELKQDILNIQNKNKPNLTKLQNVAKYLQVSKTTVSNYIKDGRFKENVHYKKTIVNKMVKYNFVESAIIQFKENL is encoded by the coding sequence ATGATTATAGATTTAAAAAATTTAGATTTAATTCCTTTGCTCTTGAAAGAAATTAAAGAATTAAAACAAGATATTTTAAACATTCAAAATAAAAATAAACCAAATCTTACTAAATTGCAAAATGTTGCAAAATATCTTCAAGTATCAAAAACAACAGTTTCTAATTATATAAAAGATGGAAGATTTAAAGAAAATGTACATTATAAAAAAACAATTGTAAATAAAATGGTAAAATATAACTTTGTAGAAAGTGCGATTATACAATTTAAGGAAAATTTATGA